The following proteins come from a genomic window of Limnohabitans sp. 103DPR2:
- a CDS encoding ABC transporter ATP-binding protein, with protein MTIQSTALRTRDLHLSLSGHPVLRGIELSIRTGRWTSIVGPNGAGKSSLMKALAGLLPYSGKVFLSERDLTSVPHKQRAQHLSWLGQSEAASDDLSVWDVVMLGRIPHQDWLAAPSAQDHEVVETALRATQAWDWRARSLGQLSGGERQRVLLARALAVQAKVLLMDEPLANLDPPHQADWLEQVQCLTSQHTTVVSVLHEVGMALHADDMVVMQAGRVVHQGECADPATHRAVEAVFEHRIAIHKLEGQWVAIPKI; from the coding sequence ATGACCATTCAGTCGACCGCATTGCGAACCCGAGATTTGCATTTGAGCTTGTCGGGCCATCCCGTTCTCAGAGGCATTGAGTTAAGCATCCGAACCGGCCGATGGACCAGCATTGTGGGGCCCAATGGCGCTGGGAAATCCAGTTTGATGAAAGCGCTGGCGGGCTTGTTGCCTTATTCTGGTAAAGTGTTTTTGTCCGAGCGAGATCTGACATCGGTGCCGCACAAGCAGCGTGCGCAGCATTTGTCTTGGTTGGGTCAAAGCGAAGCAGCGTCGGACGACCTGTCCGTTTGGGACGTGGTCATGCTGGGACGCATACCTCATCAAGATTGGTTGGCTGCACCCAGTGCACAAGACCATGAGGTGGTCGAAACGGCCCTGCGTGCCACTCAGGCCTGGGACTGGCGCGCCCGATCATTGGGGCAACTTTCTGGAGGGGAGCGCCAACGCGTGTTGCTTGCGCGTGCGCTGGCAGTGCAGGCGAAAGTGTTGCTGATGGACGAGCCGCTGGCCAATTTAGATCCTCCGCATCAAGCCGATTGGTTAGAGCAAGTCCAATGTTTGACCTCCCAACATACAACCGTGGTCAGTGTGCTTCATGAAGTGGGCATGGCTTTGCATGCGGACGACATGGTGGTCATGCAAGCGGGGCGCGTGGTGCACCAAGGGGAATGCGCAGATCCTGCCACCCATCGTGCGGTAGAGGCGGTGTTCGAGCATCGAATTGCCATTCACAAGTTGGAAGGCCAATGGGTGGCCATCCCCAAGATTTGA
- a CDS encoding sulfite exporter TauE/SafE family protein, producing the protein MQNSLALTALIMGLAGGPHCVAMCGAACAGMGQVAGANQNRALLSFQIGRWLGYSLMGGLAALSVQALGWLTVESAALRPVWSMLHVAAVVLGLLLIWQAKQPVWLDQSAQQLWAKIRRLNAHWGKIAPLAVGVLWALMPCGLLYSALMVAALTGNVLDGALTMACFALGSGVSLGLAPWLLLKLKTLGDGAWGIRLAGLALACTSGWALWMGLAHNQAPWCVT; encoded by the coding sequence ATGCAGAATTCCTTAGCCCTCACGGCTTTGATCATGGGATTGGCCGGTGGGCCACATTGCGTCGCCATGTGCGGCGCTGCCTGTGCAGGCATGGGGCAGGTGGCAGGCGCAAATCAAAACAGGGCGCTGTTGTCCTTCCAAATAGGACGCTGGCTGGGCTACAGCCTGATGGGCGGCTTGGCGGCCCTCAGTGTCCAAGCCTTGGGCTGGCTGACTGTTGAGTCAGCGGCCTTGAGGCCCGTCTGGAGCATGTTGCATGTGGCGGCCGTCGTCTTGGGCCTCTTGTTGATTTGGCAGGCCAAACAACCCGTTTGGCTCGATCAAAGTGCGCAGCAACTCTGGGCCAAAATTCGGCGCTTGAATGCCCATTGGGGAAAAATTGCACCTTTGGCCGTTGGTGTTTTGTGGGCCCTGATGCCCTGCGGCCTGCTTTATTCAGCCCTCATGGTGGCGGCCCTCACGGGCAATGTGCTTGACGGTGCACTCACCATGGCTTGTTTTGCGCTGGGCAGTGGCGTGAGCTTGGGATTGGCGCCCTGGTTGCTCTTGAAGCTGAAAACCCTTGGGGACGGTGCTTGGGGCATTCGCCTGGCGGGTCTGGCACTGGCCTGCACATCGGGCTGGGCCTTGTGGATGGGCTTGGCGCACAACCAAGCCCCTTGGTGCGTGACCTGA
- a CDS encoding ABC transporter substrate-binding protein: MLELQLELHSRRPSSLVLVLLLMWAFGFHEANALTVRDDRQIEVTIVKPPQRIVSLLPSLTETVCALGECQKLVGVDRYSNWPQSIGKLPRMGGGIDPNIESVVAAKPDVVLMATSARGADRLTALGLTVVSLEPKSHADVQRVLGVVANVLGLPPQESDRVWRHIDAAVSAAAQAMPAQSKGQRVYFEVSSAPYGASESSFIGETLLRLGARNILPGHLGPFPKINPEYVVRAQPDIIMVSENNIADMATRPGWQNLRAMQGKRICNFKKEDADMLVRAGPRMAEAARLMAQCMMDVSAKKGSPS, from the coding sequence ATGCTTGAACTTCAGCTTGAACTTCATTCAAGGCGCCCCTCCAGCCTGGTGCTTGTATTGCTGTTGATGTGGGCCTTCGGGTTTCATGAAGCCAATGCCTTGACCGTTCGCGATGACCGCCAAATTGAAGTCACCATCGTCAAGCCGCCTCAACGCATTGTCAGCTTGTTACCTTCTTTGACAGAGACCGTTTGCGCTTTGGGCGAATGCCAAAAGTTGGTGGGCGTTGACCGTTACTCCAATTGGCCTCAAAGCATTGGCAAATTGCCGCGCATGGGCGGCGGCATTGATCCCAACATTGAAAGCGTGGTCGCTGCAAAACCCGATGTGGTGTTGATGGCCACCTCTGCCAGAGGCGCAGACCGCCTAACCGCTTTGGGGTTGACGGTCGTCTCATTGGAGCCCAAGTCGCATGCCGATGTGCAGCGTGTATTGGGTGTAGTTGCCAATGTGCTGGGTTTGCCGCCGCAAGAAAGTGATCGCGTATGGCGTCACATTGATGCGGCGGTGAGTGCTGCGGCGCAGGCCATGCCAGCACAATCCAAAGGTCAACGTGTTTATTTTGAGGTTAGCAGTGCGCCTTATGGTGCCAGCGAATCTTCCTTCATTGGCGAAACTTTGTTGCGCTTGGGCGCTCGCAACATCTTGCCTGGTCATTTGGGGCCTTTCCCCAAAATCAATCCGGAGTATGTGGTGCGTGCGCAGCCTGACATCATCATGGTGAGCGAGAATAATATTGCAGACATGGCGACGCGTCCAGGATGGCAGAATTTGCGTGCCATGCAAGGTAAACGCATCTGCAATTTCAAGAAAGAAGACGCCGACATGCTGGTGCGAGCGGGCCCAAGAATGGCAGAAGCTGCACGCTTAATGGCGCAATGCATGATGGATGTCAGCGCCAAAAAAGGCTCACCTTCATGA
- a CDS encoding TonB-dependent receptor domain-containing protein, giving the protein MKNSKSFGRIASAPALSLIALAVAVQVQAQVLEINPVVISATRMAQPLSEVLASVSVITRQDIDKSQAASLADLLRGEAGFEFGRSGGPGSTTSFFLRGQESKNVVLMIDGVRSQTDGIGALTMTHVPLSQIERVEILRGNAGALYGEAAIGGVINVTTRAGAGEPKAYGTAMMGSRQTSELTAGYGGKVNDITFDVNAGASESVGFSAMNPAKNATVNPDRDGTRDQYVAASVSQKMDASLRLGLRANAKTSRTDYDTDNSWSGLKTDTNQFQIKSDSVGVFANKRFSDQWTMDVDLAQTHFAYEAIKNGTVATNARYEGRQDVLRLASTYALQDTTLLNVGIDRANEAFNQRTVYDMKRDSQAVFAGVTTQINRWNFQANVRRDELTVDRNSSASSLQKNYVNHNHLLGAGYQLSPEWRLTSTLSTGFRAPAANDLVGAYGNPNLQPETHRAEELGLVYNVSNALMRVVYFQTQTQNTIAYDSQYKPQNTGEMSNKGLELSTRSQIWGNQVKGALVLQDPWNVTGGFLPGRRAKQYGSLDVSRGWNAYDIGLKMNASSSRSDFSYAGSPMLAGYATLDLYVSRRLSESLMLRAKLENALDKKYELAGGYNTPGRGLFITLQYQPK; this is encoded by the coding sequence ATGAAAAATTCCAAATCTTTTGGCCGCATTGCCTCTGCGCCTGCTTTGTCCTTGATCGCTTTGGCCGTTGCCGTTCAAGTTCAAGCGCAAGTCCTAGAAATTAACCCCGTGGTGATCTCTGCCACACGAATGGCGCAGCCTTTGTCGGAGGTGCTTGCCTCGGTGTCTGTGATCACGCGTCAGGACATCGACAAGTCCCAAGCTGCAAGCTTGGCAGATTTGTTGCGCGGAGAAGCTGGCTTTGAGTTCGGTAGGTCGGGTGGACCTGGATCAACCACTTCGTTTTTCTTGCGCGGTCAAGAAAGCAAGAACGTCGTGCTCATGATTGACGGCGTTCGATCTCAGACCGATGGCATTGGTGCTTTGACGATGACCCATGTGCCCTTGTCTCAAATTGAGCGGGTAGAGATATTGCGTGGCAATGCAGGCGCTTTGTACGGCGAGGCAGCCATTGGCGGCGTGATCAATGTGACCACGCGTGCAGGTGCTGGCGAACCCAAAGCCTACGGGACAGCCATGATGGGTTCTCGCCAAACAAGTGAGTTGACTGCAGGCTATGGCGGTAAAGTGAACGACATTACGTTTGATGTGAATGCTGGCGCTTCTGAGTCTGTGGGCTTTTCAGCCATGAATCCCGCTAAAAATGCCACTGTGAACCCTGACCGCGACGGCACCCGTGACCAGTACGTCGCAGCCAGCGTGAGTCAAAAAATGGATGCAAGCTTGCGCCTTGGACTCAGAGCCAATGCCAAGACTTCTAGAACAGACTATGACACAGACAACAGCTGGTCGGGGCTCAAAACTGATACGAATCAGTTTCAGATTAAATCAGACTCGGTGGGTGTCTTTGCGAACAAGCGATTCTCTGATCAATGGACGATGGATGTTGATCTGGCGCAAACGCATTTTGCGTATGAAGCCATCAAGAACGGCACCGTGGCCACCAATGCACGGTATGAGGGGCGCCAAGATGTGCTGCGCTTGGCCAGTACCTATGCGTTGCAAGATACGACACTTTTGAATGTGGGCATTGACCGCGCCAATGAGGCTTTCAATCAGCGCACTGTGTATGACATGAAGCGTGACTCGCAAGCGGTGTTTGCTGGCGTCACCACACAAATCAACCGCTGGAATTTTCAGGCCAATGTGCGCCGCGATGAACTGACAGTGGACCGCAACAGCAGCGCATCAAGCTTGCAGAAAAACTATGTGAACCACAATCATTTGCTGGGTGCTGGCTACCAGTTGTCACCTGAATGGCGTTTGACTTCCACGCTGTCAACCGGCTTCAGAGCCCCCGCTGCAAATGATTTGGTAGGAGCCTACGGCAATCCTAATTTGCAGCCTGAGACTCACCGCGCCGAAGAGTTGGGTTTGGTCTACAACGTGAGCAATGCCTTGATGCGTGTGGTCTATTTTCAAACTCAGACGCAAAACACCATTGCCTACGACAGCCAATACAAGCCGCAAAATACGGGTGAAATGAGCAACAAAGGTCTGGAGTTGAGCACTCGCTCACAAATCTGGGGCAACCAAGTCAAAGGTGCTTTGGTGCTTCAAGATCCTTGGAATGTGACGGGTGGATTTTTGCCAGGCCGACGTGCCAAGCAGTATGGTTCTTTGGATGTGTCGCGCGGCTGGAACGCTTATGACATTGGTTTGAAAATGAATGCTTCTTCATCGCGTTCAGACTTCAGTTATGCAGGCTCGCCCATGTTGGCGGGATATGCCACACTGGATTTGTATGTCAGCCGTCGATTGAGCGAATCATTGATGCTGCGCGCCAAATTGGAAAATGCATTGGACAAGAAATATGAATTGGCGGGAGGTTACAACACACCCGGTCGAGGACTGTTTATCACTTTGCAATATCAACCCAAATAA
- a CDS encoding sulfite exporter TauE/SafE family protein — MFLEPTLIAELAALGLVTGFLAGLLGIGGGMVMVPFLTLMLGNQGVSADLAVKMAIATSMATIIFTSISSVRAHNKKGAVRWDLVKGLAPGIVMGSFLASMGAFAALKGSYLALFFALFVGFSATQMFLDKKPAPNRQVPGTPGLLGAGGVIGFLSGMVGAGGGFVSVPFMTWCNVAIHNAVATSSALGFPIALANVIGYVVAGQDVPNLPEHSFGYLWLPGLVVIASCSVFMAPMGASAAHKLPVKQLKRTFAFVLYLLAAYMLYKGFTA; from the coding sequence ATGTTTTTAGAACCTACCCTCATCGCAGAACTGGCCGCATTGGGACTGGTCACTGGCTTTTTGGCGGGGCTGTTGGGCATTGGCGGCGGCATGGTCATGGTGCCCTTTCTCACCCTCATGCTGGGTAACCAAGGGGTTAGCGCCGATTTGGCCGTCAAGATGGCCATTGCCACCTCCATGGCCACCATCATCTTCACCTCCATCTCCAGTGTCCGTGCGCACAACAAAAAAGGTGCTGTGCGTTGGGATCTGGTCAAAGGACTGGCCCCGGGCATTGTGATGGGCAGCTTCTTGGCCAGCATGGGTGCTTTTGCTGCCCTCAAGGGTTCTTATTTGGCGCTGTTTTTTGCGCTGTTTGTCGGCTTCTCTGCCACTCAAATGTTCTTGGACAAAAAACCAGCCCCCAATCGCCAAGTGCCAGGCACGCCCGGCTTGTTAGGCGCTGGTGGTGTCATTGGCTTTTTGTCGGGCATGGTAGGTGCCGGCGGCGGTTTTGTCAGCGTGCCCTTCATGACTTGGTGCAACGTGGCCATTCACAATGCCGTGGCCACCAGCTCAGCATTGGGCTTCCCCATTGCTTTGGCCAATGTCATTGGCTATGTGGTTGCAGGACAAGACGTTCCCAATTTGCCTGAGCACAGTTTTGGTTATTTGTGGCTGCCAGGTTTGGTGGTCATTGCCAGCTGCAGCGTGTTCATGGCCCCCATGGGTGCAAGTGCGGCGCACAAACTTCCTGTTAAACAATTGAAGCGCACATTTGCATTCGTGCTGTATTTGCTGGCCGCTTACATGCTGTACAAAGGTTTTACGGCCTAA
- a CDS encoding ABC transporter substrate-binding protein, translated as MQNLCPQRIVCLTEEATEWLYMLGEEARIVGISGYTVRPRRARDEKPKVSAFLSAKIDKILALKPDCVFGFSDLQADIAALLIRQGIQVTIFNQRSVDEIFSMLYQVAATVGQAERGLQILQKMQDDLMQIQANAKSFKRRPKVYFEEWDVPHISCIRWVSELIQLAGGDDCFPELALMPMGKDRIIAESQTIIERAPDIIIGSLCGKKFRPEKVLEREGWQSVPAVLNRQIFEIKSADILQPGPAALTDGVGQLVKIFQTWEHAHA; from the coding sequence ATGCAGAACCTGTGCCCACAGCGAATTGTTTGCTTGACAGAGGAGGCCACCGAGTGGCTTTATATGCTGGGCGAAGAGGCGCGCATTGTGGGCATTTCAGGTTACACCGTGCGACCTCGTCGGGCCAGGGATGAGAAACCCAAGGTGAGTGCCTTCTTGAGTGCCAAGATCGATAAGATTTTGGCACTCAAACCAGATTGTGTGTTTGGTTTTTCTGATCTACAGGCAGACATTGCAGCTTTGTTAATTCGGCAAGGCATTCAGGTCACCATCTTCAATCAGAGAAGCGTTGATGAAATTTTTTCAATGCTGTACCAGGTCGCAGCCACGGTGGGACAAGCGGAGCGCGGTCTTCAAATCTTGCAGAAAATGCAAGATGATTTGATGCAAATTCAAGCGAATGCCAAATCCTTTAAACGGCGTCCTAAAGTTTATTTTGAAGAATGGGATGTCCCTCACATCAGTTGTATCCGTTGGGTTTCTGAACTGATTCAGTTAGCCGGAGGCGATGATTGTTTTCCCGAACTGGCCCTGATGCCCATGGGCAAGGACCGAATCATTGCTGAAAGTCAAACCATCATTGAGCGAGCACCTGACATCATCATTGGCTCTTTATGCGGCAAAAAATTTAGACCCGAAAAGGTCCTTGAACGGGAGGGCTGGCAATCTGTTCCCGCTGTTCTCAACCGCCAAATTTTTGAAATCAAGTCGGCTGATATTTTGCAACCGGGACCTGCTGCATTGACGGATGGTGTTGGCCAGCTGGTAAAAATTTTCCAGACTTGGGAGCATGCACATGCTTGA
- the nth gene encoding endonuclease III has product MNAHNIELFFHTLKEANPLPTTELAYTSVFELLTAVLLSAQATDVSVNKATRKLFPVANTPQAILALGQEGLESYIKTIGLYRNKASNLLKTCQILMDQYQGEIPRSRDALESLPGVGRKTANVVLNVAFGEPTMAVDTHIFRLGNRTGLAPGKTPLAVELKLLKRIPPKYLVDAHHWLILHGRYVCQARKPLCHQCAVSAYCDYKPKTTAS; this is encoded by the coding sequence ATGAACGCACACAACATCGAACTCTTTTTTCATACGTTGAAAGAGGCCAATCCACTGCCCACCACCGAGCTGGCCTACACCTCGGTGTTTGAGTTGCTCACAGCCGTCCTTTTGTCTGCACAGGCCACTGATGTGAGCGTGAACAAAGCCACGCGCAAATTGTTTCCAGTGGCCAACACCCCGCAAGCCATCTTGGCACTGGGCCAGGAGGGCCTTGAAAGTTACATCAAGACAATCGGCCTGTATCGCAACAAGGCCAGCAATTTGCTGAAAACCTGCCAAATTTTGATGGACCAGTACCAAGGCGAGATCCCCCGTTCACGCGACGCACTAGAGTCCTTGCCAGGGGTGGGCCGCAAAACCGCCAACGTGGTGCTGAATGTGGCCTTTGGTGAACCCACCATGGCCGTTGACACGCACATTTTCAGATTGGGCAACCGAACTGGCTTGGCGCCGGGCAAAACCCCATTGGCCGTGGAATTGAAATTATTGAAACGCATTCCGCCAAAGTATTTGGTCGATGCACACCACTGGCTCATTCTCCATGGCCGCTACGTCTGCCAAGCACGCAAACCTTTGTGCCATCAATGCGCGGTGTCGGCTTATTGCGATTACAAGCCCAAAACAACAGCTTCTTAA
- a CDS encoding cobyric acid synthase, protein MTAHCVMVLGTSSGAGKSWLTTALCRWYARQGLKVAPFKAQNMSNNARVVASVNGLGEVGSAQYFQALAAKAVPDVRMNPLLLKPEADTHSQVVLLGEVNQALSQTPWRERSEKVWPHIAASLDALCAENDVVVIEGAGSPAEINLMDSDIVNLRVARHAQAACLLVTDIDKGGAFAHLYGTWALLPPDDQARIQGFVLNKFRGDASLLSPAPEMLQALTGVPTLGVLPMWWQHGLPEEDGVFDDRSRAVGKITQTVAVIAYPRISNLDEFQALKNVPGLRLQWVRSPADLAALTLHDWMVLPGSKHTSSDLKWLRQQGLDAVIVKHAQQGGAVLGICGGLQMLGEALIDEHGIDGNAPGLGLLPLVTQFAAQKTVLRTQAEFTNVSGLWSALSGVKVRGYEIHHGQTKAHTAMAAQGNVANEVMHQLAWQNRAGNILGTYLHGMLEEPAVMQALFGMQAATLETVFEGLADYIEQHIGAPTLRKLLRPSN, encoded by the coding sequence ATGACAGCACACTGCGTGATGGTCTTGGGAACGTCCAGCGGTGCTGGCAAAAGTTGGTTAACCACTGCACTGTGCCGGTGGTATGCACGACAGGGTCTGAAAGTAGCGCCTTTCAAGGCGCAAAATATGAGCAACAACGCGCGCGTGGTGGCCTCGGTCAATGGCCTGGGAGAGGTGGGCTCTGCGCAATACTTCCAGGCGTTGGCTGCCAAAGCTGTGCCTGATGTGCGCATGAACCCCTTGTTGCTCAAGCCTGAAGCTGACACGCACAGCCAGGTTGTGTTGTTGGGGGAGGTCAATCAAGCCCTGTCTCAAACACCATGGCGCGAACGCAGTGAAAAAGTATGGCCGCACATTGCTGCTTCATTGGATGCGCTGTGTGCTGAAAACGATGTGGTGGTCATTGAAGGTGCCGGCTCACCCGCTGAAATTAACCTCATGGACAGCGACATTGTGAACTTGCGTGTGGCGCGTCATGCCCAGGCCGCCTGCTTATTGGTAACCGACATCGACAAGGGCGGTGCCTTTGCACATTTGTATGGCACATGGGCCTTGTTGCCGCCAGATGATCAAGCTCGCATTCAAGGGTTTGTGCTGAACAAGTTTCGTGGCGATGCAAGCCTGTTGTCACCAGCGCCAGAGATGCTTCAAGCGTTAACAGGTGTACCTACTTTGGGCGTTTTACCCATGTGGTGGCAGCATGGCTTACCAGAAGAAGATGGTGTGTTTGATGATCGCAGTCGTGCCGTAGGCAAGATCACACAAACAGTGGCGGTCATTGCATATCCGCGCATCAGCAATTTGGACGAATTTCAAGCGCTCAAAAATGTGCCAGGTCTGCGATTACAGTGGGTTCGCAGTCCTGCCGATTTGGCTGCTTTGACATTGCACGACTGGATGGTTCTGCCTGGCTCTAAACATACCAGTAGCGATTTGAAATGGTTACGTCAACAAGGCTTGGATGCCGTTATCGTCAAGCACGCCCAGCAAGGCGGTGCAGTGCTTGGCATCTGTGGCGGCTTGCAAATGTTGGGCGAGGCCTTAATAGACGAACACGGCATCGACGGCAACGCACCGGGCCTTGGTTTGTTGCCCCTGGTCACTCAATTTGCAGCCCAAAAAACAGTCTTGCGTACGCAAGCTGAATTCACCAATGTGAGCGGTCTGTGGTCAGCCCTCTCGGGGGTTAAGGTTCGTGGGTATGAAATTCACCACGGCCAAACCAAAGCGCATACGGCCATGGCCGCTCAGGGTAATGTAGCGAATGAAGTCATGCACCAATTGGCCTGGCAAAACAGGGCAGGCAATATTTTGGGAACTTACTTGCATGGCATGTTGGAAGAGCCTGCCGTGATGCAGGCGCTGTTTGGCATGCAAGCCGCCACACTCGAAACGGTCTTCGAAGGCTTGGCGGATTACATCGAGCAGCACATTGGCGCGCCCACTTTGCGCAAGCTGTTGAGACCTTCAAATTAA
- a CDS encoding FecCD family ABC transporter permease, which produces MSSLKPQSAVQWLALVLTLLCLLGVAIGSAIGSTGLESWLNIWQDPTAFQIVWDIRLPRSLGAYAAGALLGLAGALAQGLFRNPLADPYLLGSAAGASLGVAVAMALFGSNPFTSEFLGRLGLTGAAFLGAVFAVLLTLLLARGVQHTLRLLLAGVIVGVVLGAMASLITLMRPDVLQGMQGFLLGSTSFIGWNACLLMLAILVFCLVVAFVFSRVLDALSLGEATAMSLGVPLAVTRMGLIAVLALATGTAVAQTGLIAFVGLAAPHLVRSVVKTPYNWMVLLSALMGGVLLLMADLLARMLLSPQEMPVGVLTAVLGGGYLLWLMYRQPQRGDAS; this is translated from the coding sequence ATGAGTTCGCTCAAACCTCAATCTGCAGTGCAATGGTTGGCCTTGGTGTTGACCCTTTTGTGCCTGTTGGGCGTTGCCATCGGCAGCGCCATTGGTAGCACAGGGCTTGAAAGCTGGTTGAACATTTGGCAAGACCCCACGGCCTTCCAAATTGTGTGGGATATTCGCTTACCAAGATCCTTGGGCGCTTATGCCGCAGGCGCATTGCTTGGTTTGGCGGGCGCCTTGGCGCAAGGTTTGTTTCGCAACCCCTTGGCCGATCCTTATTTGTTGGGCAGTGCTGCAGGTGCTTCTCTTGGGGTGGCCGTGGCCATGGCTTTGTTTGGCAGCAATCCCTTCACCTCAGAATTTTTGGGGCGCTTGGGTCTAACAGGCGCTGCATTTTTGGGTGCTGTCTTTGCAGTGTTGTTGACGCTTTTGCTGGCTCGCGGCGTTCAACACACTTTGCGATTGCTGTTGGCGGGCGTCATTGTGGGGGTTGTGTTGGGCGCCATGGCATCTCTGATTACACTCATGCGACCGGATGTTCTGCAAGGCATGCAGGGCTTTCTGCTGGGCTCAACCAGTTTCATTGGTTGGAACGCTTGCTTGTTGATGCTGGCCATACTTGTGTTTTGCTTGGTGGTGGCCTTTGTGTTCAGTCGTGTCCTTGATGCCTTGAGTTTGGGCGAGGCCACTGCAATGAGTTTGGGTGTGCCTTTGGCCGTCACGCGCATGGGTTTGATTGCTGTCCTTGCATTGGCGACGGGCACCGCTGTGGCGCAAACTGGCTTGATTGCGTTTGTGGGTTTGGCTGCACCGCATTTGGTGCGCTCGGTTGTGAAAACGCCCTACAACTGGATGGTCTTGCTGTCTGCTTTGATGGGCGGCGTTTTGTTGTTGATGGCCGATTTGTTGGCGCGCATGCTGTTGTCCCCCCAAGAAATGCCCGTGGGCGTGTTGACGGCTGTTTTGGGCGGTGGTTATTTGTTGTGGCTGATGTACCGCCAACCGCAAAGAGGTGATGCGTCATGA
- a CDS encoding cell division protein ZapA codes for MSTKQLEVQIMGQSYLLGCPVGGEDRLLAAVDKVDQAMCKVRDAGKIKARDRIAVLAALNLAFEQAEAPPPADKQATAPETTETTSALSDSDHERLGQLLKKLDQALHQDGQLI; via the coding sequence ATGAGCACCAAACAGCTTGAAGTTCAAATCATGGGCCAAAGCTACCTGCTGGGCTGCCCAGTGGGGGGAGAAGATCGCCTGTTGGCTGCCGTTGACAAAGTCGACCAAGCCATGTGCAAGGTCCGCGACGCCGGCAAAATCAAAGCGCGTGACCGCATCGCGGTTTTGGCAGCCCTCAATCTGGCCTTTGAACAAGCCGAAGCCCCGCCTCCAGCTGACAAGCAAGCCACCGCTCCTGAAACCACCGAAACCACCTCAGCCCTGAGTGACTCTGATCACGAACGCTTGGGTCAGCTGTTGAAAAAACTGGATCAGGCCCTCCACCAAGATGGTCAACTGATTTAG